One genomic window of Anaeromyxobacter diazotrophicus includes the following:
- a CDS encoding glycosyltransferase family 4 protein produces MRIGIDATLVRPDRLTGIERYALSLTTALARQAPGELVLFTRPDAPEALRALPVEQHRSPFRQRVPTEQAWLPLAAARARVDLLHTLAFPTPPLWRGQALLTVHDATPWLHPDTCSAGMRYYYGPLFRQALGRAAGILTVSEASRDDLVRTLGVPRERVHVTHNGVDPRFFDARAPEGPRSPYLLAVGTLEPRKNVPVLLDALRLLRAEGRDLQLVIVGRQGWADALPCRELAAHVRLTGPVPDRELAELYAGATCFVLPSLYEGFGLPLAEAMAAGAPAVVSDIPALHELGGDAALYAPPDAPRAFADAIAQVLDRRDETAARVLRGRERARGCSWDACAEATLAVYRTLTAARPRCCAG; encoded by the coding sequence ATGCGCATCGGCATCGACGCCACCCTGGTTCGCCCCGACCGGCTGACCGGGATCGAGCGGTACGCGCTCTCCCTCACCACCGCGCTCGCGCGGCAGGCGCCGGGGGAGCTCGTCCTGTTCACGCGGCCGGACGCACCCGAGGCGCTCCGGGCGCTGCCGGTGGAGCAGCACCGCTCGCCCTTCCGCCAGCGCGTCCCCACCGAGCAGGCATGGCTGCCGCTCGCCGCGGCGCGGGCGCGGGTGGACCTCCTCCACACCCTCGCCTTCCCCACCCCGCCCCTCTGGCGCGGGCAGGCGCTCCTCACCGTCCATGACGCCACGCCCTGGCTGCACCCGGACACCTGCTCGGCGGGCATGCGCTACTACTACGGCCCGCTCTTCCGGCAGGCGCTCGGGCGCGCGGCGGGGATCCTCACCGTGAGCGAGGCCTCGCGCGACGACCTCGTCCGCACCCTGGGCGTGCCGCGCGAGCGGGTGCACGTCACCCACAACGGCGTCGACCCGCGCTTCTTCGACGCGCGCGCGCCGGAGGGGCCGCGGTCGCCGTACCTCCTCGCGGTGGGGACGCTCGAGCCGCGCAAGAACGTGCCGGTGCTGCTCGACGCCCTGCGCCTCCTGCGCGCCGAGGGGCGCGACCTGCAGCTCGTCATCGTCGGGCGTCAGGGGTGGGCCGACGCCCTGCCCTGCCGCGAGCTCGCCGCACACGTCCGCCTCACCGGGCCGGTGCCGGATCGCGAGCTGGCGGAGCTCTACGCGGGCGCTACCTGCTTCGTCCTGCCCTCGCTGTACGAGGGCTTCGGGCTGCCGCTGGCCGAGGCGATGGCGGCGGGCGCGCCGGCGGTGGTGAGCGACATCCCGGCGCTGCACGAGCTGGGGGGCGACGCCGCCCTCTACGCGCCCCCCGACGCGCCGCGCGCCTTCGCGGACGCGATCGCCCAGGTCCTCGACCGGCGCGACGAGACCGCGGCCCGGGTCCTGCGCGGGCGGGAGCGGGCGCGGGGCTGCTCCTGGGACGCCTGCGCCGAGGCGACGCTGGCGGTCTACCGCACGCTCACGGCGGCGCGGCCGCGCTGCTGCGCGGGGTAG
- a CDS encoding O-antigen ligase family protein, whose translation MTSRSADPTVPAPATAREPAGQLGPARLAPARRFLAGAAWAGLAAHAVFLPISVAGMQIGLAVAVGAVVGLALCGRRVWRPGLVAAPVLILCGGAIAAIVVPWLAGFPPLHALDLVFWRAFAAPLAVVLALEAGPDGEDPAAPRRRALTFLALWAAAALLPAAVAWVQVRTGFDPNHALGLRRVARRVPAPDAPGRFAAIGFFMWYTRLSYAMLVVAAFSGAFALLAPVGRRLRLLFAVAALAACSAVVLGGSRAAWGALSVVAVAVALLAGRRVARVAVPLAVVVSLVAGAASPGLRARLVRLATSEDANGDRAMTWRVCRELVREHPWTGTGFNALGVRIDPYFERFAPVGQTRDRCHDVLFSAWAEGGPLFALAVAAWWFLLFRAFLRLRREADPLGRAAAAAVLAGLTGLFVLSLVHDLIWASEAAFAIGGLVGAGYVLARPRAGAATPRSSAAAPP comes from the coding sequence ATGACGAGCCGCTCCGCCGATCCCACCGTCCCCGCCCCGGCCACCGCCCGCGAGCCGGCGGGCCAGCTCGGCCCGGCGCGCCTCGCGCCGGCGCGCCGCTTCCTGGCCGGCGCCGCCTGGGCCGGCCTGGCCGCGCACGCCGTCTTCCTGCCCATCTCGGTGGCGGGGATGCAGATCGGCCTCGCCGTCGCGGTGGGGGCCGTCGTCGGCCTCGCCCTCTGCGGCCGGCGCGTCTGGCGGCCGGGCCTCGTCGCCGCCCCGGTGCTCATCCTGTGCGGCGGCGCGATCGCCGCCATCGTCGTCCCGTGGCTGGCCGGCTTCCCGCCCTTGCACGCGCTGGACCTCGTCTTCTGGCGGGCCTTCGCGGCGCCGCTGGCGGTGGTGCTGGCGCTCGAGGCGGGCCCGGACGGCGAGGACCCGGCCGCCCCGCGCCGCCGCGCGCTGACCTTCCTGGCGCTGTGGGCCGCGGCGGCGCTCCTGCCGGCGGCCGTGGCCTGGGTGCAGGTGCGCACCGGCTTCGACCCGAACCACGCGCTCGGGCTGCGCCGCGTGGCGCGCCGCGTGCCCGCGCCGGACGCGCCCGGGCGGTTCGCGGCCATCGGGTTCTTCATGTGGTACACGCGCCTCTCCTACGCGATGCTGGTCGTGGCCGCGTTCTCGGGGGCCTTCGCGCTGCTCGCGCCGGTGGGGCGGAGGCTCCGGCTGCTCTTCGCGGTGGCCGCGCTCGCCGCCTGCTCGGCGGTGGTGCTGGGCGGGTCGCGCGCCGCCTGGGGCGCCCTGTCGGTGGTCGCGGTGGCGGTGGCGCTCCTCGCCGGGAGGCGGGTGGCGCGGGTGGCGGTACCGCTGGCGGTGGTCGTCTCGCTCGTGGCCGGGGCGGCCTCGCCCGGCCTGCGCGCGCGGCTCGTGCGGCTCGCGACCTCGGAGGACGCGAACGGCGACCGCGCCATGACCTGGCGCGTCTGCCGCGAGCTGGTGCGCGAGCACCCGTGGACCGGCACCGGCTTCAACGCCCTGGGCGTCCGCATCGACCCCTACTTCGAGCGCTTCGCCCCGGTGGGCCAGACGCGCGACCGGTGCCACGACGTGCTCTTCTCGGCCTGGGCCGAGGGAGGCCCGCTGTTCGCGCTGGCGGTGGCCGCGTGGTGGTTCCTGCTCTTCCGCGCCTTCCTGCGGCTTCGGCGCGAGGCCGACCCGCTCGGCCGCGCCGCGGCCGCGGCGGTGCTGGCGGGCCTCACCGGCCTGTTCGTGCTGTCGCTCGTCCACGACCTCATCTGGGCGAGCGAGGCGGCGTTCGCGATCGGAGGCCTGGTGGGCGCCGGCTACGTGCTGGCACGGCCCCGGGCCGGGGCGGCTACCCCGCGCAGCAGCGCGGCCGCGCCGCCGTGA
- a CDS encoding glycosyltransferase 87 family protein, which produces MLSVPRREALGALAWPAALAVLAAWGLALAAHGRGADLAIYVRAAARFLRGEALYQASDGAWVFKYAPPSAVLFAPLTLLPARAAAAAWNLLLVASLAALAPLLRALLAPAPGEARAALSGPALALALVAVGQSLFLELFYGQVDLPMLLLLLLSAAWAGRGAHLGAGAAWALAVALKPPAVLFGLYLLLVRRPRAVAAGAAFGLALWLPVLARYGGPGTAALAASWSETVTRTTLPWVLGANSQGLPTLLLLAFGRPPEAPHLALAQAGALALTAAALWTARRSRPRLLAATCFAVAFTSALAWRANFALALPMVALALTDRSRRRRVTFALVAVAAAVELAVVDGVVGRARLDPVLLARPFALAFGALLAWTLASARLAPASGGGRAPALQRTGAVGDGRQA; this is translated from the coding sequence ATGCTCAGCGTCCCCCGCCGCGAGGCCCTCGGCGCGCTCGCCTGGCCGGCCGCCCTGGCGGTCCTGGCGGCCTGGGGGCTCGCCCTCGCCGCGCACGGGCGCGGCGCCGACCTCGCCATCTACGTGCGCGCCGCGGCCAGGTTCCTCCGCGGCGAGGCGCTCTACCAGGCGTCCGACGGCGCCTGGGTGTTCAAGTATGCGCCACCCTCGGCGGTGCTCTTCGCGCCGCTCACGCTCCTCCCCGCCCGCGCGGCGGCCGCGGCGTGGAACCTCCTGCTCGTCGCCTCCCTGGCGGCGCTGGCGCCGCTCCTGCGCGCCCTCCTCGCCCCGGCGCCCGGCGAGGCGCGCGCGGCGCTCTCCGGCCCGGCGCTCGCCCTCGCGCTCGTGGCGGTGGGGCAGTCGCTCTTCCTCGAGCTCTTCTATGGGCAGGTGGACCTGCCCATGCTCCTCCTGCTGCTCCTCTCGGCCGCCTGGGCCGGCCGGGGCGCGCACCTCGGCGCGGGCGCCGCCTGGGCGCTCGCGGTGGCGCTGAAGCCGCCGGCGGTCCTCTTCGGCCTCTACCTCCTGCTCGTCCGCCGCCCGCGCGCCGTCGCGGCCGGCGCCGCCTTCGGCCTCGCGCTGTGGCTCCCGGTCCTCGCGCGCTACGGCGGGCCGGGGACGGCCGCGCTCGCCGCCTCGTGGAGCGAGACCGTCACCCGCACCACCCTGCCCTGGGTGCTGGGCGCGAACTCCCAGGGCCTGCCGACGCTGCTCCTGCTGGCGTTCGGCCGCCCGCCGGAGGCGCCGCACCTGGCGCTCGCCCAGGCGGGCGCGCTCGCGCTCACCGCGGCGGCGCTGTGGACGGCGCGCCGCTCCAGGCCGCGCCTCCTCGCCGCCACCTGCTTCGCCGTCGCCTTCACCTCCGCGCTCGCCTGGCGCGCCAACTTCGCGCTCGCGCTCCCCATGGTGGCCCTGGCGCTCACCGACCGGTCGCGGCGGCGGCGGGTGACCTTCGCGCTCGTCGCCGTCGCGGCCGCGGTCGAGCTCGCGGTGGTGGACGGGGTGGTCGGGCGCGCGCGGCTCGACCCGGTGCTGCTGGCGCGGCCCTTCGCGCTCGCCTTCGGCGCGCTCCTCGCGTGGACGCTCGCCTCGGCCCGCCTCGCGCCGGCGAGCGGCGGGGGACGAGCCCCCGCCCTACAGCGTACCGGCGCCGTCGGGGACGGGCGTCAGGCGTAG
- a CDS encoding LptF/LptG family permease, with protein sequence MSLLDRYLAREILLPFLAGLVFLTQILLATQILAQADVLLGAGVSALDLFRVAADLVPHFLGYVLPIAFLLGAVVGVGRLAEDRELVAVSAAGLSPARLARVPLVLGLAVAALALWLGLGLEPAGLRAARLRVNDLIRKNVTSDVRAGVFYEDLPGVTLYAESTRGGRWQHVLISDRTDPAAPLLALSEGGRLEPAGEGDDLRLVLDRGEVHREELRAEEYVAARYQRATITLGIGAALSDRNRLVGSPFELGPGEIAARARAARDPGEARRWWAFLHRRIAGPLAIVVFGLLAVPIAGSRRGGRAFGYAATLVAVVAYYAVLRLGEGLAQRGVLTVWLGPNLPNVVLALAGAAALLLMERRGAGAVR encoded by the coding sequence GTGTCGCTCCTCGACCGCTACCTGGCGCGGGAGATCCTGCTCCCGTTCCTGGCGGGCCTGGTCTTCCTCACGCAGATCCTCCTCGCCACCCAGATCCTGGCGCAGGCGGACGTCTTGCTGGGCGCGGGCGTCTCCGCCCTCGACCTCTTCCGGGTGGCGGCCGACCTCGTCCCGCACTTCCTCGGCTACGTGCTGCCGATCGCGTTCCTGCTGGGCGCGGTGGTGGGCGTGGGCCGGCTGGCCGAGGACCGAGAGCTGGTGGCGGTGAGCGCGGCCGGGCTGTCGCCGGCGCGCCTGGCGCGCGTCCCGCTCGTCCTGGGCCTGGCGGTGGCGGCCCTGGCGCTCTGGCTCGGGCTCGGGCTCGAGCCGGCCGGGCTGCGCGCGGCGCGGCTCCGCGTGAACGACCTCATCCGCAAGAACGTCACCAGCGACGTGCGGGCCGGGGTCTTCTACGAGGACCTGCCCGGCGTCACGCTCTACGCCGAGTCCACCCGCGGCGGGCGCTGGCAGCACGTCCTCATCTCGGACCGGACCGACCCGGCGGCGCCGCTCCTCGCGCTGTCGGAGGGCGGGCGGCTCGAGCCGGCCGGGGAGGGCGACGACCTGCGCCTCGTCCTCGACCGCGGCGAGGTGCACCGCGAGGAGCTGCGCGCCGAGGAGTACGTGGCGGCCCGCTACCAGCGCGCCACCATCACGCTCGGCATCGGCGCGGCGCTCTCGGACCGCAACCGGCTGGTCGGCTCGCCCTTCGAGCTCGGGCCGGGGGAGATCGCGGCGCGCGCCCGCGCCGCGCGCGATCCCGGCGAGGCGCGCCGCTGGTGGGCGTTCCTGCACCGGCGCATCGCGGGGCCGCTCGCCATCGTGGTGTTCGGGCTGCTGGCGGTGCCCATCGCCGGCTCGCGCCGCGGCGGCCGCGCCTTCGGCTACGCCGCGACGCTCGTGGCGGTGGTGGCCTACTACGCGGTGCTGCGCCTGGGCGAGGGGCTCGCCCAGCGCGGGGTGCTCACCGTGTGGCTCGGCCCGAACTTGCCGAACGTGGTGCTGGCGCTGGCCGGGGCGGCGGCGCTCCTGCTCATGGAGCGCCGCGGGGCCGGGGCGGTGCGGTGA
- a CDS encoding LptF/LptG family permease yields the protein MTLFLHLARRALVAFAGSLAAVVALFLVVDFAENASAFSGPGWVRAALELYANRAAAVAYQTAPAAMLLAAAVTASGLRRTREYTALRALGLGPWRVALPVLAVAALVAAGLGWMADAVVVDATARADEIMATRFHRAGGFQRSREPKRWFRGRDGRRIYHLRGVGGEGGFERVTILEVTPAFRLARRIDAARMAPGPVAGEWILSEVAERSFAADGAVQTAAFASRTYRFDEPPGAFAVRPGRPAEMRRAVLREQAALRRTLGLPAHDFELEWQNRLSYPLAGLPAALVALGLALRRERKGHLTASLLEAVGVSLVFWALQGVCWSLGASGRLPPAAAAWAPDALLLAAGALAMRRYA from the coding sequence GTGACGCTCTTCCTGCACCTGGCGCGCCGCGCGCTCGTCGCCTTCGCCGGCTCGCTGGCGGCGGTGGTGGCGCTGTTCCTGGTGGTGGACTTCGCCGAGAACGCGAGCGCGTTCAGCGGGCCGGGGTGGGTGCGGGCCGCGCTCGAGCTGTACGCGAACCGCGCCGCGGCGGTCGCCTACCAGACCGCGCCGGCCGCCATGCTGCTCGCCGCCGCGGTGACCGCGAGCGGGCTGCGCCGCACGCGCGAGTACACCGCCTTGCGCGCGCTCGGCCTCGGCCCCTGGCGCGTGGCGCTGCCGGTGCTGGCGGTGGCGGCGCTGGTGGCGGCGGGCCTGGGGTGGATGGCGGACGCGGTGGTGGTGGACGCCACCGCCCGCGCCGACGAGATCATGGCCACCCGCTTCCACCGCGCCGGCGGCTTCCAGCGCAGCCGGGAGCCGAAGCGCTGGTTCCGGGGCCGCGACGGGCGGCGCATCTACCACCTGCGCGGCGTGGGCGGGGAGGGCGGCTTCGAGCGGGTCACCATCCTGGAGGTGACGCCCGCCTTCCGGCTCGCGCGCCGCATCGACGCCGCCCGCATGGCGCCCGGGCCGGTCGCCGGGGAGTGGATCCTCTCCGAGGTGGCCGAGCGCTCCTTCGCGGCCGACGGCGCGGTGCAGACCGCCGCCTTCGCGAGCCGCACCTACCGCTTCGACGAGCCCCCCGGCGCCTTCGCGGTGCGCCCCGGCCGCCCGGCCGAGATGCGGCGCGCGGTGCTGCGGGAGCAGGCCGCGCTGCGGCGCACGCTCGGGCTGCCGGCCCACGACTTCGAGCTGGAGTGGCAGAACCGCCTGTCGTACCCGCTGGCGGGCCTCCCGGCCGCGCTGGTGGCGCTGGGGCTGGCGCTGCGCCGCGAGCGCAAGGGCCACCTCACCGCCTCGCTGCTCGAGGCGGTGGGCGTGTCGCTCGTGTTCTGGGCGCTGCAGGGGGTGTGCTGGTCGCTCGGCGCCTCGGGGCGGCTGCCGCCCGCCGCGGCGGCCTGGGCGCCCGATGCGCTCCTGCTGGCGGCCGGCGCGCTGGCGATGCGGCGCTACGCCTGA
- the purE gene encoding 5-(carboxyamino)imidazole ribonucleotide mutase, whose translation MNAKVMILMGSDSDWEVMSEAKRALDDMGVACEVHVSSAHRTPERTGRLAREAAGRGIQVIICGAGAAAALAGVVAAETELPVLGVPLAATELRGLDALLATLQMPAGVPVGTLAVGKAGARNAGLLATRILGCADPAIAAKVREQRERMARDVEAKDAALQAKLGAAEK comes from the coding sequence ATGAACGCCAAGGTCATGATCCTGATGGGCTCCGACTCCGACTGGGAGGTCATGTCGGAGGCGAAGCGCGCGCTCGACGACATGGGCGTCGCCTGCGAGGTGCACGTCTCCTCGGCGCACCGGACCCCGGAGCGGACCGGCCGGCTCGCGCGCGAGGCCGCCGGGCGCGGCATCCAGGTCATCATCTGCGGCGCCGGCGCCGCGGCGGCGCTGGCGGGCGTGGTGGCCGCCGAGACCGAGCTGCCGGTGCTGGGCGTCCCGCTCGCCGCCACCGAGCTGCGCGGCCTCGACGCGCTGCTCGCCACCCTGCAGATGCCGGCCGGCGTGCCGGTGGGGACGCTGGCGGTGGGCAAGGCAGGCGCGCGCAACGCCGGCCTGCTCGCCACCCGCATCCTCGGCTGCGCCGATCCGGCCATCGCCGCCAAGGTCCGCGAGCAGCGCGAGCGCATGGCGCGCGACGTGGAGGCGAAGGACGCCGCGCTGCAGGCGAAGCTCGGCGCCGCCGAGAAGTAG
- the purH gene encoding bifunctional phosphoribosylaminoimidazolecarboxamide formyltransferase/IMP cyclohydrolase → MVRRAILSVSDKAGLVPFARRLAARGVELLSTGGTQRALADAGLQVKPVGEFTQAPEILGGRVKTLHPRIHGGILYRRGLAADEADVKARDILPIDLVVVNLYPFREAVAAGKSFAECVEEIDIGGPSMVRAAAKNAAHVAVLVDPADYDRVAGEIEQSGVVGEPTRFYLMRKAFAHTAAYDAAIAEYLSSRGAPTDKPRHFPDVLGVVYEKAQDLRYGENPHQAGAFYRATREPAEPTIAYAEVLQGKELSYNNLLDLEAALACVKEFDETACAVIKHNTPCGVAKGDTPAEAFARARACDPVSAFGGIVALNRPVDAEAAKELTDLFLECVVAPSYTPEGRALLAAKKNLRLLESPRLAEPRESWKRRPEEARELRSVVGGLLVMDRDLGRIRRDECQLMTRRAPTEQEWRDLLFAWKVVKHVKSNAIVFAQGDRTTAIGGGQTSRVESVKTAVMKAALEVRGSSVASDAFFPFKDGVEEIIRAGATAIIQPGGSVRDPEVVAAADAAGLAMVSTGMRHFRH, encoded by the coding sequence ATGGTTCGTCGCGCCATCCTCTCGGTCTCCGACAAGGCGGGGCTCGTGCCCTTCGCGCGCCGGCTGGCGGCCCGCGGAGTCGAGCTCCTCTCGACCGGCGGCACGCAGCGCGCGCTCGCCGACGCCGGCCTGCAGGTGAAGCCGGTCGGCGAGTTCACCCAGGCCCCCGAGATCCTCGGCGGCCGCGTGAAGACCCTCCACCCCCGCATCCACGGCGGCATCCTCTACCGCCGCGGGCTCGCCGCCGACGAGGCGGACGTGAAGGCCCGCGACATCCTCCCCATCGACCTCGTGGTGGTGAACCTCTACCCGTTCCGCGAGGCGGTCGCGGCCGGCAAGTCGTTCGCCGAGTGCGTGGAGGAGATCGACATCGGCGGGCCGAGCATGGTGCGCGCCGCCGCCAAGAACGCCGCCCACGTGGCGGTGCTGGTCGACCCGGCCGACTACGACCGCGTGGCCGGCGAGATCGAGCAGAGCGGCGTGGTCGGCGAGCCGACGCGCTTCTACCTCATGCGCAAGGCGTTCGCGCACACCGCGGCCTACGACGCGGCCATCGCCGAGTACCTCTCCTCGCGCGGCGCGCCGACCGACAAGCCGCGCCACTTCCCCGACGTCCTGGGCGTGGTCTACGAGAAGGCACAGGACCTCCGCTACGGCGAGAACCCGCACCAGGCCGGCGCCTTCTACCGCGCCACCCGCGAGCCCGCCGAGCCCACCATCGCCTACGCCGAGGTGCTGCAGGGCAAGGAGCTCAGCTACAACAACCTGCTCGACCTCGAGGCCGCGCTCGCCTGCGTCAAGGAGTTCGACGAGACCGCCTGCGCCGTCATCAAGCACAACACGCCCTGCGGCGTCGCGAAGGGCGACACGCCCGCCGAGGCGTTCGCCCGCGCTCGCGCCTGCGACCCCGTGTCCGCCTTCGGCGGCATCGTGGCGCTCAACCGCCCGGTGGACGCCGAGGCCGCCAAGGAGCTCACCGACCTCTTCCTCGAGTGCGTGGTGGCGCCGTCGTACACGCCCGAGGGGCGCGCGCTGCTGGCCGCGAAGAAGAACCTGCGGCTCCTCGAGAGTCCCCGCCTCGCCGAGCCGCGCGAGAGCTGGAAGCGCCGGCCGGAGGAGGCGCGCGAGCTGCGCTCGGTGGTGGGCGGGCTGCTCGTGATGGACCGCGACCTCGGGCGCATCCGCCGCGACGAGTGCCAGCTCATGACCCGCCGCGCGCCCACCGAGCAGGAGTGGCGCGACCTCCTCTTCGCCTGGAAGGTCGTGAAGCACGTGAAGTCGAACGCCATCGTCTTCGCGCAGGGCGACCGAACCACCGCCATCGGCGGCGGCCAGACCAGCCGGGTCGAGTCGGTGAAGACGGCCGTCATGAAGGCGGCCCTCGAGGTGCGCGGCTCGTCCGTCGCCTCGGACGCCTTCTTCCCCTTCAAGGACGGCGTGGAGGAGATCATCCGCGCCGGCGCCACCGCCATCATCCAGCCGGGCGGCTCGGTGCGCGATCCCGAGGTTGTGGCCGCCGCGGACGCCGCGGGGCTCGCCATGGTCTCGACGGGGATGCGCCACTTCCGCCACTGA
- the purD gene encoding phosphoribosylamine--glycine ligase, translated as MRILLVGSGGREHALAWKIAQSPLVEELWCAPGNPGAARVAKLLPIAADDVEALAGAALRLAADLVVVGPEAPLVGGLADRLAAAGIPVFGPTAGAAEIEGSKAFAKDVMLAAGIPTAAHGTFTELAPALDFARTRQGRVVVKADGLAAGKGVVVAGSLDEAERALRDMLVGHVHGAAGATVVVEERLEGREASVIALTDGERVRLLPSAQDHKRVGDGDTGPNTGGMGAFSPAPQVTAEVAREVEARVLLPAIRELAKRGRPFRGALYAGLMFTPAGLRVLEFNARLGDPETQPILMRLRGDLVPALLAAARGDLSGITLDVDPRPAVGIVLAAERYPARPVTGDVLAGLDGPFDEGVQIFQAGTTRAPDGRVVSSGGRVLTACALGDDLAAARTRAYAALGRVRLRGGHFRKDIGLQGGTYT; from the coding sequence ATGCGCATCCTCCTCGTCGGGTCCGGTGGGCGCGAGCACGCCCTCGCCTGGAAGATCGCGCAGAGCCCGCTCGTCGAGGAGCTGTGGTGCGCCCCCGGCAACCCGGGCGCGGCGCGGGTCGCGAAGCTGCTGCCCATCGCCGCCGACGACGTCGAGGCGCTGGCCGGCGCGGCGCTGCGGCTCGCCGCCGACCTGGTGGTGGTCGGGCCGGAGGCGCCGCTCGTCGGGGGCCTCGCCGACCGCCTGGCCGCGGCCGGGATCCCGGTCTTCGGCCCCACCGCCGGCGCCGCCGAGATCGAGGGCTCGAAGGCCTTCGCCAAGGACGTCATGCTGGCGGCCGGCATCCCCACCGCCGCCCACGGCACGTTCACCGAGCTCGCGCCGGCGCTCGACTTCGCGCGCACGCGGCAGGGCCGGGTGGTGGTGAAGGCCGACGGCCTCGCCGCCGGCAAGGGCGTGGTGGTGGCGGGGTCGCTCGACGAGGCGGAGCGCGCGCTGCGCGACATGCTGGTGGGGCACGTGCACGGCGCGGCCGGCGCGACGGTGGTGGTGGAGGAGCGGCTGGAGGGGCGCGAGGCGAGCGTCATCGCGCTCACCGACGGCGAACGGGTGCGGCTCCTCCCCTCGGCCCAGGACCACAAGCGCGTCGGCGACGGCGACACCGGCCCGAACACCGGCGGCATGGGCGCCTTCTCTCCCGCGCCGCAGGTCACGGCCGAGGTCGCCCGCGAGGTGGAGGCGCGCGTGCTCCTGCCCGCCATCCGCGAGCTGGCGAAGCGCGGCCGGCCCTTCCGCGGGGCGCTCTACGCCGGCCTCATGTTCACCCCCGCGGGCCTGCGCGTGCTGGAGTTCAACGCCCGCCTGGGCGACCCGGAGACGCAGCCCATCCTCATGCGCCTGCGCGGCGACCTCGTGCCGGCGCTGCTCGCCGCCGCGCGGGGCGACCTCTCCGGCATCACCCTCGACGTGGACCCCCGCCCGGCGGTGGGGATCGTCCTGGCGGCCGAGCGCTACCCGGCGCGGCCGGTGACGGGCGACGTCCTGGCCGGGCTCGACGGGCCCTTCGACGAGGGCGTGCAGATCTTCCAGGCCGGCACCACCCGCGCGCCGGACGGGCGCGTGGTGAGCTCCGGCGGCCGCGTGCTCACCGCCTGCGCCCTGGGCGACGACCTCGCCGCTGCGCGGACGCGGGCCTACGCCGCCCTGGGGCGGGTCCGGCTCCGCGGCGGGCACTTCCGCAAGGACATCGGGCTGCAAGGGGGGACCTACACATGA
- a CDS encoding glycosyltransferase family 39 protein, translating to MNPPPTPRSWRSPEVLAFAAVALSLGLHLLLAKAVALSPQEAYYWQYARHLDLSYFDHPPLAAWTIRATTALFGDGERAVRLAAAVHGAVFALFFFLAGRRLFGGRAALLAVLAALLTPLFAMGQSIITPDAPLLSGWVAALYFTVRALDEERGPWLLAAGVAVGWAALGKYTGWLLAPQILLVLLADPRGRRLLRGPWPYLAVLVAAALFSPVVVWNARHGWASFRFQFGDRGAAMTPFSADRLGRFLGLQALAVSPVLFLALLAALVAAARRWREPGLRVCALFALPALALFTAVSPFMWVKGNWPAPAWPAALLAGSALALERWRARAVRAVAAAALGVAAAGTAYLHLAMFVPALPFPAKDDVVTGWKELAARVEEERARLPGPSFVLGCGYKPASELAYYLPGRPETYAQNAMREVGLQYDYWKSGGELLGREGLLVLDRREWRNCLRRDELCQPLEQLVPLEVRRGGVLVTTFDFWRCRYRG from the coding sequence TTGAACCCGCCTCCCACACCGCGCTCCTGGCGCTCGCCCGAGGTGCTCGCCTTCGCGGCCGTGGCCCTCTCGCTCGGCCTCCACCTCCTGCTCGCGAAGGCGGTCGCGCTCTCCCCGCAGGAGGCCTACTACTGGCAGTACGCCCGTCACCTCGATCTCTCCTACTTCGACCACCCGCCGCTCGCGGCCTGGACCATCCGCGCCACCACCGCGCTCTTCGGCGACGGTGAGCGCGCCGTGCGCCTCGCCGCGGCGGTCCACGGCGCGGTGTTCGCGCTCTTCTTCTTCCTCGCCGGCCGCCGCCTCTTCGGCGGCCGCGCCGCGCTGCTCGCGGTCCTCGCCGCGCTCCTCACCCCGCTCTTCGCGATGGGGCAGTCGATCATCACTCCGGACGCCCCGCTCCTCTCCGGCTGGGTGGCGGCCCTCTACTTCACGGTCCGCGCCCTCGACGAGGAGCGCGGCCCCTGGCTCCTCGCCGCGGGGGTGGCGGTGGGCTGGGCGGCGCTCGGCAAGTACACGGGCTGGCTCCTCGCGCCGCAGATCCTGCTCGTGCTCCTCGCCGACCCGCGCGGCCGGAGGCTCCTGCGCGGCCCCTGGCCGTACCTGGCGGTGCTCGTCGCCGCCGCGCTGTTCTCGCCGGTGGTGGTGTGGAACGCGCGCCACGGGTGGGCGAGCTTCCGGTTCCAGTTCGGAGATCGCGGCGCCGCCATGACGCCCTTCTCCGCGGACCGGCTCGGGCGCTTCCTCGGGCTGCAGGCGCTCGCCGTGAGCCCCGTGCTCTTCCTCGCCCTGCTGGCCGCGCTCGTCGCCGCGGCGCGCCGCTGGCGCGAGCCGGGCCTCCGGGTGTGCGCCCTGTTCGCGCTCCCGGCGCTGGCGCTCTTCACGGCCGTCTCCCCGTTCATGTGGGTGAAGGGCAACTGGCCCGCGCCGGCCTGGCCCGCCGCGCTGCTCGCCGGGAGCGCGCTCGCCCTGGAGCGCTGGCGCGCGCGCGCGGTGCGGGCGGTCGCGGCGGCGGCCCTGGGGGTGGCGGCGGCGGGCACGGCCTACCTGCACCTCGCCATGTTCGTGCCGGCGCTCCCGTTCCCGGCCAAGGACGACGTCGTCACCGGCTGGAAGGAGCTCGCCGCGCGCGTCGAGGAGGAGCGGGCGCGCCTGCCCGGTCCGAGCTTCGTGCTCGGCTGCGGCTACAAGCCCGCCAGCGAGCTCGCCTACTACCTGCCCGGCCGGCCCGAGACCTACGCGCAGAACGCGATGCGCGAGGTGGGGCTGCAGTACGACTATTGGAAGAGCGGCGGCGAGCTGCTGGGCCGCGAGGGGCTCCTCGTGCTCGACCGGCGCGAGTGGCGGAACTGCCTGCGCCGCGACGAGCTGTGCCAGCCGCTCGAGCAGCTCGTGCCGCTGGAGGTGCGCCGCGGCGGCGTGCTCGTGACCACCTTCGACTTCTGGCGCTGCCGTTACCGGGGGTAG